The following coding sequences are from one bacterium window:
- a CDS encoding PBP1A family penicillin-binding protein, with the protein MGGKEIGVRSDVFFTFYSLLPIFRRTMFKRRRHKYYRTMPTTIYPSVVKTKKSKRQLGPIPKFILIGCLLSIFIIAGMGGGIIVSFLTHLPNLEPILKYEGIEVWKIPTKLYSLNNEVIAEFAEEKRELVSLESIPQTLKDAVIAVEDNQFYKHKGVDIFGVLRAFVANIRHRKITQGGSTITQQLAKNLFLTQERTYRRKIQEILIALLIEQKLTKDEILERYFNKIYYGHGNYGVQAGAMYYFDKRVKELKLPEIAMLAGLPGSPVRYSPLVYPKRAINRQAFVLKRMEEEGFINSEQREMAQKAFATQVEIISKKKFAKTKTSINKAPYFTEYIRQILEEEYGSNALYTAGLNVYTTLDLEMQEAASQVLQDGLRQLNQAKKSGEPQIEGALLAIDPRNGYIKAMVGGSGFSYENQLNRIYARRQAGSAFKPFIYAAAIDEGFTPISILDDSPRTYQGVKEGQVWEPSNYEGNYHGKVTLRSALEYSLNLATIDLLEKVGVRKVIEYARRMGIKGKFEQDLSLALGTKVVTPLEMTMAFGIFANQGIKVDPIAIKCLKDHNQNILEERTPDEERVLSPQTAYIITNLLEGVVTRGTAKYSVGNHINRVVAGKTGTTNDYVDAWFIGFTPELVASVWIGYDRGQRTLGYGQAGGVVAAPIWTTFMEKIQHLLEIQDFTVPTGVTFATVDPTTGLLATKYCPKTRSEIFIEGNSPTEYCHLHTEEGILEQGTETVSSSITPAEEENLEEFDKIRLEE; encoded by the coding sequence GTGGGAGGTAAGGAGATAGGCGTGAGGAGTGATGTTTTCTTTACTTTCTACTCTCTACTTCCTATTTTCAGGAGAACTATGTTTAAACGACGAAGACATAAATATTACAGAACAATGCCAACAACTATTTACCCTTCAGTGGTTAAGACTAAAAAGTCAAAACGACAATTAGGACCTATCCCAAAATTTATCTTGATTGGGTGTTTATTAAGTATATTTATCATTGCTGGAATGGGAGGAGGAATAATTGTCTCCTTTCTAACACATCTACCTAATTTAGAGCCTATTTTAAAATATGAAGGTATAGAAGTCTGGAAAATTCCAACTAAACTTTATTCTTTAAATAATGAAGTAATTGCGGAATTTGCCGAAGAAAAAAGAGAATTAGTCAGTCTCGAAAGCATCCCTCAAACATTAAAAGATGCCGTGATTGCTGTCGAAGATAATCAATTTTATAAACATAAAGGGGTAGATATCTTTGGTGTTTTAAGGGCGTTTGTGGCTAATATTCGTCACCGTAAAATAACCCAGGGTGGCAGCACGATTACCCAACAATTGGCAAAAAATCTGTTTTTAACCCAGGAACGAACTTATCGTCGAAAAATACAAGAGATATTAATCGCTCTTTTGATTGAGCAGAAATTAACTAAAGATGAAATTTTAGAGAGATATTTTAATAAAATATATTATGGCCATGGTAACTATGGAGTTCAGGCTGGGGCAATGTATTATTTTGATAAGCGGGTCAAGGAGTTAAAATTACCTGAAATTGCTATGCTTGCTGGTCTGCCAGGTTCACCTGTCCGTTATTCACCCCTTGTTTATCCCAAAAGAGCAATCAATCGCCAGGCATTTGTCTTAAAACGAATGGAAGAAGAAGGATTTATTAATTCTGAACAAAGGGAGATGGCACAAAAGGCATTTGCCACTCAGGTAGAGATTATATCTAAAAAAAAATTTGCCAAAACAAAAACAAGTATTAATAAAGCCCCTTATTTTACGGAGTATATCCGACAAATACTCGAGGAAGAATATGGGAGTAATGCACTTTATACCGCTGGTTTAAATGTTTATACGACTTTAGATTTAGAGATGCAAGAAGCGGCATCCCAGGTTCTTCAGGATGGATTAAGGCAATTAAATCAAGCGAAGAAATCAGGTGAACCACAAATAGAAGGAGCACTTTTAGCCATTGACCCCAGAAATGGCTATATCAAGGCAATGGTTGGCGGAAGTGGTTTTTCCTACGAGAATCAGTTAAATCGAATATATGCCAGAAGGCAAGCAGGGTCTGCATTTAAACCATTTATTTATGCCGCGGCTATTGACGAGGGATTTACACCAATAAGTATTTTAGATGATTCTCCCAGAACCTATCAAGGGGTTAAAGAAGGACAGGTTTGGGAACCAAGTAATTATGAAGGTAATTATCATGGTAAGGTGACATTAAGGTCTGCTCTGGAATATTCGCTTAATTTAGCCACGATTGATTTGTTGGAAAAGGTAGGTGTCCGAAAGGTAATTGAATATGCCCGTCGGATGGGGATTAAAGGTAAATTTGAGCAGGATTTATCACTGGCACTGGGAACAAAGGTGGTCACCCCATTAGAAATGACAATGGCTTTTGGTATCTTTGCTAACCAGGGAATTAAGGTTGACCCGATTGCTATAAAATGTCTCAAAGACCATAATCAAAATATATTAGAAGAAAGAACACCTGATGAGGAAAGGGTGCTTTCACCGCAAACAGCCTACATAATTACCAATTTGCTGGAAGGGGTAGTAACACGAGGCACGGCAAAATATTCGGTTGGAAACCATATAAATAGAGTTGTTGCTGGTAAAACTGGCACAACTAATGATTATGTTGATGCCTGGTTTATTGGTTTTACACCAGAATTAGTAGCAAGTGTCTGGATTGGATATGACCGTGGCCAGCGAACATTAGGTTATGGTCAGGCAGGCGGAGTCGTTGCCGCACCTATCTGGACAACTTTTATGGAAAAAATCCAGCATTTGTTGGAAATACAGGATTTCACGGTTCCCACCGGGGTTACCTTTGCAACAGTTGACCCAACTACCGGTTTATTGGCAACGAAATATTGTCCCAAAACCAGGTCAGAGATATTTATTGAAGGCAATTCCCCAACTGAATATTGTCATCTCCATACAGAAGAAGGTATTCTGGAACAAGGAACAGAAACGGTTTCTTCTTCAATCACGCCTGCTGAAGAAGAGAATCTGGAGGAATTTGATAAAATCAGACTTGAAGAATAA
- a CDS encoding histidine phosphatase family protein, giving the protein MIKSDLKNNEVSLLFSGERSCPQGVGTNEDENEFDGSGEIRLKPAATSLPQVPIFFGLWSVVYFQENNMKLILVRHSESTWNKLNRVQGIRNPKLSEKGYRQSQLLAQRFNGTKFDAVYSSHLSRAYQTAKILTNSKNDILIHQDLHEIKLGIWEGKTINQVRKENKELYKEWYQKPLEVRIPGAETLLEFKERVVRVFDEIRTKHPDQQVLVVTHGGVITTYLAHLLEMNLNKVWSISLKNSAVTIISFYKEFPCVLVFNDTCHLDFDEDLVTW; this is encoded by the coding sequence TTGATAAAATCAGACTTGAAGAATAACGAAGTATCACTTCTATTTTCAGGAGAACGGTCATGCCCACAGGGAGTAGGCACAAACGAAGATGAAAATGAGTTTGATGGTTCAGGTGAAATCAGGCTGAAGCCTGCGGCTACCAGCCTTCCCCAAGTTCCGATTTTCTTTGGTCTATGGTCTGTAGTCTATTTTCAGGAAAATAACATGAAATTAATCTTGGTCCGACATAGTGAATCTACATGGAATAAATTAAACCGAGTGCAAGGAATAAGAAATCCTAAATTAAGTGAAAAAGGATATAGACAATCGCAACTCCTGGCTCAGCGGTTTAATGGAACGAAATTTGATGCGGTTTATAGCAGTCATTTAAGTCGTGCCTACCAGACCGCTAAGATTTTAACTAATTCTAAAAACGATATTCTTATCCATCAAGACTTGCATGAAATCAAACTGGGTATCTGGGAAGGAAAAACTATAAATCAAGTCCGAAAAGAAAACAAAGAACTATATAAGGAATGGTATCAAAAACCATTAGAAGTAAGAATCCCCGGTGCAGAGACACTTTTAGAATTTAAAGAGCGGGTCGTCCGAGTATTCGATGAAATCAGGACAAAACATCCTGACCAACAGGTTCTTGTCGTCACACATGGCGGCGTGATTACTACTTATTTAGCCCATTTATTAGAGATGAATTTAAACAAGGTATGGTCTATCTCACTTAAGAATAGTGCGGTAACAATCATAAGTTTTTATAAAGAATTTCCTTGCGTTTTAGTCTTTAATGATACCTGCCATCTGGATTTTGATGAGGATTTGGTCACATGGTAA
- a CDS encoding prepilin-type N-terminal cleavage/methylation domain-containing protein, protein MREEGFSLVEILIAALIFTIFALAIFNCINYSYKNVITSRNAEVAINLCQETMESIKKVSYDSVPCPATFTPTWYEKGATYYSGYPAGNFPPTLYLATYTTCTNSNPTMCTSTTLLHDHKDLLVTIGVGTQTTNGTKTVFTYWVDDNETTWTTQDYKGIKVLIEWIEGGIIRKREVSTCISKK, encoded by the coding sequence ATGAGGGAGGAAGGATTTAGTTTAGTAGAGATATTAATAGCGGCACTCATTTTTACAATTTTTGCCTTAGCTATTTTTAACTGCATCAATTATTCCTACAAAAATGTAATTACTTCAAGAAACGCAGAAGTAGCCATCAACCTATGTCAGGAAACAATGGAGAGCATAAAAAAGGTTTCTTATGATAGCGTTCCCTGCCCTGCTACTTTTACTCCAACCTGGTATGAAAAAGGAGCGACATATTATTCAGGGTATCCAGCAGGAAATTTCCCACCAACTCTTTATCTTGCTACTTATACTACTTGCACAAATAGCAACCCAACTATGTGCACCTCAACAACTTTACTCCATGACCATAAAGATTTATTGGTGACTATAGGTGTAGGAACACAAACTACCAATGGAACAAAGACTGTATTTACTTACTGGGTCGATGATAACGAAACTACCTGGACTACACAGGATTATAAAGGAATAAAGGTTCTTATAGAATGGATAGAAGGAGGAATTATCCGCAAACGTGAAGTATCCACTTGTATTTCTAAAAAATAA
- a CDS encoding LuxR C-terminal-related transcriptional regulator, whose product MSYEHFQGNMLKNLLSKQDTICLLELIEESLSCNNEEDLKKLIQKLNLILPYDHAISLLCTLKKNTTIDLWIPSSKLINISYPEEWLKIYLERKYYKVDPIFKENFLNYRLQYWIETYKRNPPPKDFLYTAESFNLGEGYTYGLRDFSSHKGSLFSIGGKSVEHNERTEIILCQIIPHFHHALTRVISLGKKREIHLSPREKEVINWIKEGKTSWEISMILEISERTVIFHLQNIMQKLDAVNRAQCVAIALEQGLIDID is encoded by the coding sequence ATGAGTTACGAACATTTTCAGGGGAATATGTTGAAGAATTTATTATCCAAACAAGATACTATCTGTCTTTTAGAATTAATTGAGGAAAGTCTTTCCTGTAATAATGAAGAGGACTTAAAAAAGTTAATTCAGAAGTTAAATCTAATACTGCCTTACGACCATGCCATTTCTTTATTATGCACTCTTAAGAAAAACACAACGATAGACTTGTGGATCCCTTCTTCTAAACTTATAAATATAAGCTATCCTGAGGAGTGGTTAAAAATTTATCTGGAAAGAAAATATTATAAAGTTGACCCGATCTTTAAAGAAAATTTTTTAAACTACAGACTACAGTATTGGATAGAAACTTATAAAAGAAACCCTCCGCCGAAAGATTTTCTATATACAGCAGAGTCTTTTAATCTGGGAGAAGGTTATACATATGGATTACGAGATTTTTCTTCACACAAAGGGAGTCTATTTTCTATCGGGGGAAAATCTGTAGAGCATAATGAGCGTACCGAAATTATCCTTTGCCAAATTATTCCGCATTTTCACCACGCACTCACTCGGGTAATCTCCTTGGGAAAGAAAAGAGAAATTCATCTCTCCCCTCGAGAAAAAGAGGTAATTAATTGGATAAAAGAAGGGAAGACTTCCTGGGAAATATCAATGATTTTGGAGATTAGTGAACGGACTGTAATCTTTCATCTGCAAAATATTATGCAAAAGCTTGATGCAGTAAATAGGGCTCAGTGTGTTGCCATTGCTCTTGAGCAGGGTTTGATTGATATTGACTAA
- a CDS encoding acyl-homoserine-lactone synthase — translation MSQEKLKNNSQMDINPPISFQEGPLIVKEIRNWEEKLCVYRLRHKVFCEELKWVPCTKDKLEIDEYDQKSVLFGVFDTTTLKPNKKLLACLRLILPESDFMLEREFSCLIEPGYHIRKENDTVEISRLSVAPEARGKILSHNFNFYYVSFLLYKGIYLWSIIHNIKYFYIVVELKFYRLLRIMGFSCRAIGKPEVMEDRVIAIAAILSRRDFEVLNESRNPAMIRWFSQYQSNPAQEQWQHTEPYLLHQAFA, via the coding sequence GTGAGTCAAGAGAAACTCAAAAATAACTCTCAAATGGACATAAACCCTCCTATTTCCTTCCAAGAAGGTCCTCTAATTGTAAAAGAGATAAGAAATTGGGAGGAAAAGTTGTGTGTTTATCGTTTAAGACATAAGGTCTTTTGTGAAGAATTGAAATGGGTTCCCTGCACAAAAGATAAACTGGAAATAGATGAGTATGACCAAAAATCTGTCCTCTTCGGTGTCTTTGATACGACGACCTTAAAGCCGAATAAGAAACTCCTCGCGTGCTTGAGACTTATTCTCCCAGAAAGCGATTTTATGTTAGAGAGAGAATTCTCCTGCCTCATTGAGCCAGGGTATCATATAAGGAAGGAAAATGATACCGTAGAAATTTCAAGATTATCCGTAGCACCTGAGGCAAGAGGTAAAATATTATCCCATAATTTTAACTTTTACTATGTCTCTTTTCTCCTCTATAAAGGAATCTATCTCTGGAGTATTATACATAATATAAAGTATTTTTACATAGTGGTGGAATTAAAATTTTATCGGCTATTGCGCATCATGGGATTTTCTTGTAGAGCGATAGGAAAGCCTGAAGTAATGGAGGATAGGGTTATCGCCATAGCAGCAATATTATCTCGGAGAGATTTTGAGGTATTAAATGAAAGTAGAAATCCGGCGATGATAAGATGGTTTAGTCAATATCAATCAAACCCTGCTCAAGAGCAATGGCAACACACTGAGCCCTATTTACTGCATCAAGCTTTTGCATAA